Part of the Xanthomonas sp. SI genome is shown below.
TCGGCGTAGAACGGACTGTCGATCACGTGCAGTTCGCCGTCGTGCTGCAGCAGGCCGAGCAGGCGCGCGATCAGCGCGCGCGGGTCGGCGAAATACTGGATGCAGGCCGGCAGCACGACCACATCGAAGCGCTGCGGCGGCAGCGGCAGCGTGTGGATGTCGCCGGCGACGAAGCTCAGGTGCGGATTGGCGGCGAACACGCGGGCGGCCTGCGCCAGTTCGGTGCGGTTGACGTCGACGCCGCAGACCTCGCGCTGCAGGCCTTCGGCCAGCCGCTGCGACAGCCAGCCGTTGCCGCAGCCCAGTTCGAGCAGCGGCCCGCTGCCGCCGCGCGCCTGCAGGTGACGCAGCAGGCGCCGGCACGACTCGGCGCGCACCAGCCACTCGTGGCTGGCGCCCAGCGCCCCGCCGGGATGCGGCAGCGTGCGTACCTGCGCGTCGCTGTAGACGCGGCCTTCCTGCTGCCGGACCGCCAGGTACTGCCGCTCGAACGGATCGGCGGCGAGCGCCTGCTGTACCAGCACGCCGTCGATCGGCGTCAGCCCGGGAAGCTGTTGCAGCTGTTCGCGCAGACTGGACGCTGGCGTGCTCACCGCGGAATCAACGCAGTTGGCCAGACCCGTCGGCCGGCGGATCTTCCAGGCCGACGTTGCTCGACGCCGCCTCGTACACGCTGCGGTCGAGCAAGCCGGTCTCCTTGGCCACCAGCACCGGCACCAGCATCTGCCCGGTGACGTTGGTCATGGTGCGCATCATGTCCAGCACGCGGTCGATCGCGTACAGATAGCCGATCACCTCCAGCGGCAGGTTGGCCGCGCTCAGCACCACCGTGGCCATCACCACCGCGGTACCGGGCACGCCGGCGGTGCCGAAACTGCCCAGCACCGAGGCGATCAGCACCACGAAATACTGGTTGGCGGTCAGCGGCACCCCTGTGTACTGGGCGATGAACACCGCACACAGCGCCGGGAAGATCGCGCCGCAACCGTCCATCTTGATGCTGGCGCCCAGCGGCACCGCGAACGCGGCGTAGTCCTTGTTGACGCCCAGGTTATGGGTGATCGAGCGCATCGCCACCGGCATCGCGGCGAAACTGGAGGAACTGACGAACGCCACCTGCATGCCCGGCGCGGCGCCGCGGAAGAACTTCCACGGGTTCAATCCATGCGCCAGCAGCAGTCCGCTGTACACCACCAGGATGTGGATCGCGCAGGCCAGGTACAGCGCCAGCACGAAATTGCCGAACGGCAGCAGCTTCTCGAAGCCGTAGCTGCCGACCAGCGAGGCGATCAGGCCGAAGGTGCCCAGCGGGG
Proteins encoded:
- a CDS encoding class I SAM-dependent methyltransferase, which translates into the protein MSTPASSLREQLQQLPGLTPIDGVLVQQALAADPFERQYLAVRQQEGRVYSDAQVRTLPHPGGALGASHEWLVRAESCRRLLRHLQARGGSGPLLELGCGNGWLSQRLAEGLQREVCGVDVNRTELAQAARVFAANPHLSFVAGDIHTLPLPPQRFDVVVLPACIQYFADPRALIARLLGLLQHDGELHVIDSPFYADAARAQASAARSLRYFGGLGCAELASQYHQHTWAALDGIALRVLFDPRSLRARFLRALRRPQPHFPWLCIRKRDNPALAAG
- a CDS encoding dicarboxylate/amino acid:cation symporter gives rise to the protein MKVVTAWLRIPFWQRVVAGFVLGALAGWAMGPAADTWFGPLGDLYVTLIKMIAVPLVFFAVINAISSLHGQQSVAKLGGRTFLWFVLTAALAVGVGLGVGTLLQPGAGHFGLSVDSAWKPRDVPSPIQVLLDVVPSNPFYALTGIGTKTNAAGETVLAAGRGSILPVIFFAGLLGFAMVKLGERVAQARKLAGQMSEIMIQVTRFVLEMTPLGTFGLIASLVGSYGFEKLLPFGNFVLALYLACAIHILVVYSGLLLAHGLNPWKFFRGAAPGMQVAFVSSSSFAAMPVAMRSITHNLGVNKDYAAFAVPLGASIKMDGCGAIFPALCAVFIAQYTGVPLTANQYFVVLIASVLGSFGTAGVPGTAVVMATVVLSAANLPLEVIGYLYAIDRVLDMMRTMTNVTGQMLVPVLVAKETGLLDRSVYEAASSNVGLEDPPADGSGQLR